Below is a genomic region from Streptomyces ferrugineus.
GCAGCGTGGAGACGGCGCCGACGTAGAACACCGCGCCGCAGAAGATCGCCGTGGAGACGTGGATGTACAGCCAGTACGAGTGAAGGGCGGGAACCAACTGGTCGCTGGCGGTGTACAAGACAGTGACGGCGAGGCCGAGATCGAGGAGGACCGTGGTGATCAGGAACAGCCCCAGCCAGCGCACGTTCTTCTTCAGCGCCAGCAGCGCCAGGTACACCCCGACGGCGACCGTGGAGAAGGTGATGTTGAACTCGTACATGTTGCCCCACGGCGCCCGCTCCACCGACAGGGCCCGGGTGAGCACACCACCGAACTCGATGAGGAAGGCGAGGACGGTGAGGGAGATGGCGATACGCCCGTAGAGGTCGCCCTGCTCGTCGCCACCGTGCGCACCGGGCCCGTCGGGCACGTCACGCTGCCCGGCCGCGGCCCGCACGACGACCTTCGGCCGCTCCAGTACGGCGGTGGAGCCGCCCCTCTTCACGGTGACGGCGGGCGCGGCGGCCTTGGTGGCCTTGGCCGGGGTGAGCGCGGCGGCCGTGCGGCCGACCTTGCTGCGGCTGCCGAGGAGCCATTCGGCGATGTACGCG
It encodes:
- the ccsB gene encoding c-type cytochrome biogenesis protein CcsB, encoding MTLAAATELAAATNENLANISNTLIYSSMAVYTLAFFAYIAEWLLGSRSKVGRTAAALTPAKATKAAAPAVTVKRGGSTAVLERPKVVVRAAAGQRDVPDGPGAHGGDEQGDLYGRIAISLTVLAFLIEFGGVLTRALSVERAPWGNMYEFNITFSTVAVGVYLALLALKKNVRWLGLFLITTVLLDLGLAVTVLYTASDQLVPALHSYWLYIHVSTAIFCGAVFYVGAVSTLLYLFKDSYESKLASGGTPGRFANSVLDRLPAAASLDKFSYRVNAAVFPLWTFTIIAGAIWAGDAWGRYWGWDPKETWSFITWVAYACYLHARATAGWKGRKAAYLALIAFGCWLFNYYGVNIFVSGKHSYAGV